The Raoultibacter phocaeensis genome includes a window with the following:
- a CDS encoding response regulator transcription factor: MPSKILVADDELSVLKIVKYYAEKNGYQVDTASDGEAALRIFREASPDLVVLDVMMPGLNGFEVCEAIRDVDMRVPVIFLTAKGDLVDKGMGFKLGADDYVTKPFEPEELIMRIRTCLRRRDAFPAKRKDSNVIDLGDLSVDLSSKTVVVRGAEVPLTAKEFDLLAFLARHPTEAISRVRLLQGVWGEDYIGDSGVVAVVVRKVREKIEENPAKPHHLLTEWGYGYRLV; this comes from the coding sequence ATGCCTAGCAAGATCCTTGTGGCTGACGATGAGCTCAGCGTGCTCAAGATAGTCAAGTACTATGCGGAGAAGAACGGCTATCAAGTCGATACCGCCTCCGATGGCGAGGCGGCCCTGCGCATATTCCGGGAAGCATCTCCCGATCTGGTCGTCTTGGATGTCATGATGCCAGGACTCAACGGTTTCGAGGTTTGCGAGGCAATCCGCGATGTTGATATGAGGGTTCCCGTGATCTTCCTTACGGCGAAGGGCGATCTGGTCGATAAGGGCATGGGGTTCAAGCTAGGGGCAGACGATTACGTGACAAAGCCTTTCGAACCCGAAGAGCTGATCATGAGGATAAGGACCTGCCTGCGCAGACGCGATGCGTTTCCTGCGAAAAGGAAGGATTCGAATGTAATCGATTTAGGCGATCTCTCCGTTGACCTGAGCTCGAAAACCGTGGTCGTACGTGGTGCGGAAGTACCTCTGACGGCAAAGGAGTTTGATTTGCTGGCATTTCTTGCACGGCATCCGACAGAAGCAATCTCACGCGTACGCCTTCTGCAAGGCGTGTGGGGAGAGGACTATATAGGCGATTCCGGCGTCGTTGCGGTGGTAGTCCGCAAGGTCAGGGAAAAGATTGAGGAGAATCCAGCCAAACCGCATCATCTGCTAACCGAATGGGGGTATGGCTACCGCCTTGTGTGA
- a CDS encoding molybdopterin-containing oxidoreductase family protein, which produces MSDVGLKSSKMGISRRGFVAAAAGVAGLALTGCQPAAQTEKAAETVAEANVKTVGVASGYNCSYCYLQGKIKDGKIIGVEPGPLPNRPGNSNACARCMAFVEKVQDENARILHPMRRTGERGSGQFEQISWDEAISEISTKLKAVMEKNPQAASFWGMTGNLTTLANQSVNRFAFNVGASTWEPEHIMGDHGESIGMFMTCGDPAPGHDGEDWYNSKYLLFFGANKVDTYTPVARHIAEARRRGAKLVVVDPRLSSTAAMADQWIPINPGTDPALILAMMNLIFQNDLHDKTYLANYTCAPLLLNDETGEYLHPSADTYCAWDTATDAMVEIDPADAGGNDDQTSGPESTLALTGSFNVDGVSCHPAMDDLVAEAAKWPVDRTAEVTGVPAEVIQQLAMDYAQAIPAGIQVTQGTNRTRYTYATSRAAVTLGAVCGNIGKSGGGVGREHLGVPIATTGDAVNFISAGSIFNDGEWYDVGEKSDAFGAFYEVLLGPYSLMADELIAGNAFKSSEFYDAALTGNPVPVDFLYIAISNFINQSPDANKIINEVFPAIDFIVTADPFWTWTTEYSDIVLPVATYWECWDVTNDGPFVRMNQPQIERMGESKSDCEIFSLLAQEVGVGDYWSKTDEEWVRTFLEGSEHPGMESFDMDEMMKTGIFARDDGVYGPSYPFGDKKFSTPTGRIEFYRDDLVPFGEQVPTCQRVDDNPEDAFKDKFPLQFIQWHSRAAVHTQGMLPTAIKAIEAEPYLVMNAVDADARGIAHGDVVRAFNDRGSMTLRAFVSDGIITGTTGMSQGWTPEQFIEGHYQMLTHYTKNAVEEFISATSSPFNDVRIQVEKA; this is translated from the coding sequence ATGAGTGATGTTGGCCTCAAATCATCCAAGATGGGCATAAGCAGAAGAGGTTTTGTCGCTGCAGCAGCCGGAGTTGCTGGCTTGGCACTTACCGGCTGCCAACCTGCCGCCCAGACCGAGAAGGCTGCAGAAACTGTCGCCGAAGCCAATGTGAAAACGGTGGGCGTTGCGAGCGGATACAACTGCTCGTATTGCTACCTGCAGGGCAAGATTAAGGACGGCAAGATCATCGGCGTAGAGCCAGGTCCGCTACCCAACCGCCCTGGCAACAGCAACGCATGCGCACGTTGCATGGCGTTCGTTGAGAAGGTTCAGGACGAGAACGCGCGCATCCTGCATCCCATGAGGCGCACGGGCGAGCGTGGTTCTGGCCAGTTCGAGCAGATTAGTTGGGATGAAGCCATTTCCGAGATTTCCACGAAGCTGAAAGCCGTCATGGAGAAGAACCCGCAGGCTGCAAGCTTTTGGGGAATGACCGGCAACCTGACGACGTTGGCGAACCAGTCCGTGAACCGTTTCGCCTTTAACGTCGGTGCGTCTACTTGGGAGCCCGAACACATCATGGGAGACCACGGCGAGTCGATCGGCATGTTCATGACCTGCGGCGACCCGGCTCCTGGCCATGATGGCGAAGATTGGTACAATTCGAAGTATCTGCTGTTCTTCGGCGCCAACAAAGTGGATACCTACACGCCCGTGGCTCGCCACATCGCCGAAGCGCGTCGCCGTGGTGCCAAACTGGTGGTTGTCGATCCGCGCCTAAGCTCTACGGCTGCAATGGCCGATCAATGGATTCCTATCAATCCTGGCACCGACCCTGCTCTCATTCTGGCCATGATGAACCTCATCTTCCAGAACGACCTGCATGACAAGACCTATCTGGCAAACTACACGTGTGCGCCGCTGCTGCTCAACGACGAGACTGGCGAATACCTGCATCCGTCTGCGGACACGTACTGCGCTTGGGATACCGCAACCGATGCCATGGTCGAGATCGATCCCGCGGATGCCGGCGGCAACGACGACCAGACTTCTGGTCCCGAAAGCACCCTTGCGCTCACAGGCTCCTTCAACGTTGACGGGGTAAGTTGCCATCCCGCCATGGACGACCTGGTAGCCGAGGCTGCCAAATGGCCGGTTGACCGCACCGCCGAGGTGACAGGAGTTCCCGCCGAGGTTATTCAGCAACTGGCCATGGACTACGCGCAGGCTATACCAGCGGGCATCCAGGTAACACAGGGCACGAACCGCACTCGCTACACCTACGCCACCTCGCGTGCGGCAGTCACATTGGGCGCCGTCTGCGGCAACATCGGCAAGTCCGGTGGCGGTGTGGGCCGAGAGCACCTCGGCGTTCCCATTGCCACAACAGGCGATGCCGTGAACTTTATCAGCGCCGGCTCCATCTTCAACGATGGCGAATGGTACGACGTGGGCGAGAAATCCGATGCTTTCGGTGCATTCTACGAAGTGCTGCTCGGACCCTACAGCCTCATGGCCGACGAGCTTATCGCGGGCAACGCGTTCAAATCCTCCGAATTTTACGATGCCGCCCTCACGGGCAATCCGGTGCCGGTGGACTTTCTCTATATTGCCATCTCGAATTTTATCAACCAGAGCCCCGATGCCAACAAGATCATCAACGAGGTGTTTCCGGCTATCGACTTCATCGTAACGGCTGACCCGTTCTGGACTTGGACAACCGAGTACTCCGATATCGTGTTACCCGTTGCCACCTACTGGGAATGTTGGGACGTGACCAATGACGGCCCCTTCGTGCGCATGAACCAGCCGCAGATCGAGCGCATGGGCGAAAGCAAGTCCGACTGCGAAATCTTTTCGCTCCTCGCCCAAGAGGTGGGCGTTGGCGACTACTGGAGCAAAACGGACGAGGAATGGGTGCGTACATTCCTGGAAGGCAGCGAGCATCCAGGCATGGAGTCTTTCGATATGGACGAGATGATGAAGACCGGCATCTTCGCTCGCGACGACGGAGTGTATGGTCCCTCCTACCCGTTCGGCGACAAAAAGTTCAGCACCCCGACCGGACGCATCGAATTCTACAGAGACGACCTGGTTCCCTTCGGCGAGCAGGTTCCCACATGCCAGCGCGTCGATGACAACCCCGAAGACGCCTTTAAAGACAAATTCCCCTTGCAATTCATCCAGTGGCATAGCCGCGCTGCCGTGCACACACAGGGTATGCTGCCTACGGCCATCAAAGCTATCGAGGCCGAGCCGTATCTGGTGATGAACGCCGTCGACGCCGATGCGCGCGGAATCGCCCACGGCGACGTAGTGCGCGCATTCAACGATCGTGGTTCCATGACGCTGCGCGCGTTCGTTTCGGACGGCATCATCACGGGCACTACCGGCATGTCGCAGGGCTGGACGCCAGAGCAGTTTATCGAGGGTCACTACCAGATGCTGACACATTACACCAAGAACGCGGTTGAGGAGTTCATAAGCGCCACGAGCAGCCCGTTCAACGATGTCCGCATTCAAGTTGAGAAGGCGTAA
- a CDS encoding 4Fe-4S dicluster domain-containing protein produces the protein MTYGMLIDTRYCSGCQTCVVSCKMSNQVPGDAFYSHVISLDGDVLYQATGTFPNVKMKFRPTLCNHCESPVCYANCPTGAIAKDAETGIVAIDKELCIGCGDCAVTCPYEIPIVIKNEGVAGKCDFCASRVADGELPYCVAACPTRTRYFGDINDPDSEISTMITEHDAEVYKPEASTNPSVFYIV, from the coding sequence ATGACCTACGGAATGCTTATTGATACGCGCTACTGCTCGGGTTGTCAAACCTGTGTAGTTAGCTGCAAAATGTCCAACCAGGTTCCGGGCGATGCATTTTACAGCCACGTAATCAGCTTGGATGGCGACGTCCTTTACCAAGCAACGGGAACCTTCCCGAATGTCAAGATGAAGTTCCGTCCGACGCTCTGCAACCATTGCGAGAGTCCAGTCTGCTACGCCAATTGCCCGACGGGCGCGATCGCGAAGGATGCCGAAACCGGGATAGTGGCAATCGACAAGGAGCTCTGTATCGGATGCGGCGATTGCGCGGTTACGTGCCCGTATGAGATTCCTATCGTTATCAAAAACGAGGGTGTTGCGGGGAAATGCGACTTTTGCGCCTCCCGCGTCGCAGATGGTGAGTTGCCGTACTGCGTGGCGGCGTGTCCAACCCGTACGCGCTACTTCGGCGACATCAACGATCCCGACAGCGAGATTTCGACCATGATCACCGAGCATGATGCGGAGGTCTACAAGCCGGAGGCCAGCACGAATCCCTCCGTGTTCTATATCGTATAG
- a CDS encoding helix-turn-helix domain-containing protein: MAIVVTLDEALRNRGMKLHELSRSVGKSTVNVSRLKTGKVRAIRFSMLDGICEALDCQPGDILAYVPDAEEP; encoded by the coding sequence ATGGCGATCGTCGTTACTCTTGATGAGGCGCTTCGAAACAGAGGAATGAAGCTGCATGAACTGTCTCGATCGGTTGGCAAAAGCACGGTGAATGTATCGAGGCTGAAAACTGGGAAGGTGCGGGCGATCAGGTTCAGCATGCTCGATGGAATATGTGAGGCCCTCGATTGCCAGCCGGGGGATATCCTGGCTTACGTTCCCGATGCGGAAGAGCCTTGA
- a CDS encoding helix-turn-helix domain-containing protein, producing the protein MEKDKFVQASSDTKIDIGHRLRARRTQEGLSIRKLSLMSGVSRTILNEIELGRSNATVDTLIKLSNALGIEPYMLFTDKRFPEDASSNAPRT; encoded by the coding sequence ATGGAAAAAGATAAGTTCGTACAAGCAAGCAGCGATACCAAAATCGATATCGGCCACAGGCTGCGAGCGCGGCGGACTCAGGAAGGATTGTCGATTCGTAAGCTTTCACTTATGTCAGGTGTAAGCAGAACGATACTCAACGAAATCGAGCTAGGACGGAGCAACGCAACTGTCGATACGCTCATCAAACTCTCCAATGCCCTCGGAATCGAACCCTACATGCTGTTTACCGACAAGCGCTTTCCCGAAGACGCAAGCAGCAACGCCCCTCGTACCTGA
- a CDS encoding helix-turn-helix domain-containing protein has product MPIVVKLSHMMAVRNMSLKELSSRVGLSNVNMSRIKTGKAKAVRFTTLELICEALDCGVGDILEYERADSEPGTSDDGEKTARRMEDARDEDARE; this is encoded by the coding sequence GTGCCCATAGTCGTAAAACTGAGCCATATGATGGCAGTGAGGAATATGTCGCTCAAAGAGCTTTCGAGTCGCGTTGGGCTTTCCAACGTGAACATGTCGCGCATAAAAACCGGCAAAGCGAAGGCGGTTCGATTTACGACGCTCGAGCTGATCTGCGAGGCTTTGGACTGCGGTGTCGGAGACATACTCGAATACGAGCGAGCGGACTCAGAGCCGGGCACCTCAGACGATGGCGAAAAAACGGCACGGCGAATGGAAGATGCAAGGGATGAAGACGCGCGGGAATAA
- a CDS encoding helix-turn-helix domain-containing protein, whose product MGNIRVQFGLRVKARREELGYSQRAFAEKLGVSHSYIGDVEVGRRNVTLNTILRLAEGLDTTVGDLMSGL is encoded by the coding sequence ATGGGCAATATACGTGTACAGTTCGGATTGCGAGTCAAGGCGCGCCGAGAAGAACTCGGTTATTCGCAGCGCGCGTTCGCCGAGAAGCTCGGAGTATCGCATTCGTACATTGGCGATGTCGAGGTGGGCAGGCGAAACGTCACTCTCAATACCATACTGAGGCTTGCGGAAGGGCTCGATACCACCGTCGGAGATTTGATGAGCGGGCTCTAG
- a CDS encoding ABC transporter permease, translated as MKWLQVGKEAVKNVARNKLRTALTMLGLVIGISSVIVLVGMSEGSNRQVAEQMKALGGDIVSAYLFDGALGYDDMNEVRALPGVADAAPSKYLDAQVSAGTEKTNRAMVEASDEHYLAVRNLELASGRNLSSVDRENKSKVCIIGGAVARDLFNTTDALGRTVKLAGDEFTVVGVLEEKGESMGLNTEGLVLVPYQSADTLGSDGKIATIYARATGDDAVPMAKGSISGYLEHEKRIAPSLFSVNTQDEILGAGGTVNETMTLLLAGIASISLLVAGIGVMNVMLVSVAERVREIGIKKALGAKRGDILLQFLVEALVLSLFGGALGILFGIALCAVVEYAGVSCAVSLPVIGIAAGASMLIGVVFGIFPAYRASQLHPVVALRQE; from the coding sequence ATGAAGTGGCTGCAGGTTGGCAAGGAAGCTGTCAAAAACGTGGCCCGCAACAAGTTGCGCACGGCTCTCACCATGCTCGGACTCGTCATCGGCATCTCGTCGGTCATCGTGTTAGTGGGTATGAGCGAGGGATCGAACCGCCAGGTTGCAGAGCAGATGAAGGCTCTCGGCGGCGATATCGTATCAGCGTATCTGTTCGACGGGGCGCTCGGGTACGACGATATGAACGAAGTGCGCGCGCTGCCCGGTGTGGCGGATGCAGCACCGTCGAAGTACCTCGATGCGCAGGTGAGCGCTGGTACCGAGAAAACGAATCGCGCGATGGTCGAAGCGTCAGACGAGCATTATTTGGCCGTTCGCAACCTCGAACTTGCCTCAGGGCGCAATCTCTCGTCGGTCGATCGAGAAAACAAGTCGAAGGTCTGCATTATCGGCGGTGCCGTTGCGCGCGATCTCTTCAATACGACCGATGCGCTCGGACGAACCGTCAAGCTCGCCGGCGATGAGTTCACCGTCGTGGGGGTGCTTGAGGAAAAGGGAGAGTCGATGGGTCTCAACACCGAAGGTTTGGTGCTTGTCCCGTACCAGTCGGCGGACACGTTGGGATCAGATGGGAAGATCGCGACGATCTACGCCCGCGCAACGGGTGATGATGCCGTGCCGATGGCCAAAGGATCGATCTCGGGTTATCTCGAGCACGAGAAGCGCATCGCGCCCTCGCTTTTCTCCGTGAACACGCAAGACGAGATATTGGGCGCTGGGGGAACGGTGAACGAGACGATGACGCTTCTGCTGGCCGGCATTGCGAGCATCTCGCTTCTGGTCGCGGGAATCGGCGTTATGAACGTCATGCTCGTATCCGTAGCGGAGCGCGTACGCGAGATCGGCATCAAAAAGGCGCTCGGTGCCAAGCGAGGCGACATCCTGCTCCAGTTCCTCGTGGAAGCGCTCGTTCTGAGTTTGTTTGGGGGAGCACTCGGAATCCTGTTTGGGATTGCTCTGTGCGCGGTGGTAGAGTATGCGGGCGTTTCCTGTGCCGTGTCTTTGCCCGTCATCGGCATCGCCGCAGGTGCCAGTATGCTCATCGGCGTCGTGTTCGGCATCTTTCCCGCCTACCGCGCTTCGCAGCTGCACCCTGTCGTGGCGCTTCGTCAGGAGTAG
- a CDS encoding ABC transporter ATP-binding protein, producing the protein MIAITGLTKRYRMGDTEIRALDHVEFSVKRGEFVAIVGPSGSGKSTFMNILGLLDTPDEGTYLLGGEDVSRMSDNRLAALRNRKIGFVFQSFNLLKTMTAEENVSMSLMYRGMRARQADAIARATLARLSLEGRERHLPSQLSGGQQQRVAIARALVGTPDVLLADEPTGSLDSKKSIEIMAMFKKLNERGQTIVLITHNPELARGASRVVEMVDGVLAQGAGLA; encoded by the coding sequence ATGATCGCTATAACTGGTTTGACCAAGCGATACCGTATGGGTGATACCGAGATACGTGCGCTCGATCACGTCGAGTTCTCGGTGAAGCGCGGCGAGTTCGTTGCCATCGTAGGTCCTTCGGGGTCGGGCAAGTCGACGTTCATGAACATCCTCGGGCTGCTCGATACGCCCGACGAAGGAACGTACCTGCTCGGCGGCGAAGATGTTTCGCGTATGTCGGATAATCGGCTTGCCGCTTTGCGCAATCGTAAAATAGGCTTCGTTTTCCAAAGCTTCAACCTCCTCAAAACTATGACGGCGGAAGAAAACGTAAGCATGTCGCTCATGTATCGGGGTATGCGCGCCCGGCAGGCGGACGCCATCGCCCGCGCGACGCTTGCCCGGCTCAGCCTCGAAGGCCGCGAGCGGCATCTGCCCTCGCAGCTATCGGGAGGTCAGCAGCAGCGCGTTGCCATTGCGCGGGCGCTCGTGGGCACCCCTGACGTTCTGCTTGCCGACGAGCCGACGGGTTCCCTCGATTCGAAGAAGAGCATCGAGATCATGGCGATGTTCAAGAAGCTCAACGAACGGGGGCAGACGATCGTGCTCATCACCCACAACCCCGAGCTTGCCCGTGGAGCGAGCCGTGTCGTGGAGATGGTCGACGGCGTGCTGGCCCAAGGGGCGGGGTTAGCATGA
- a CDS encoding efflux RND transporter periplasmic adaptor subunit, with amino-acid sequence MVKTVGKALVIAALVVVLGAIVYLLVGQSSPMPEDVEEPSTLPTAQVERGTVEKLVTGPGEVKPSETEKLKMAKWRYFKSSDVPLNERIAAGTVLVEYTYGEPLIAPYDLVVLSKNLPEKERDELTEEHYVEVARVDTMHVELEVPETDIAALSVGQEVEVKLAAQEDAVYAGAVKSINEVGTYSATGSKYKVTIEIPNDGSMLIGMSANASIKVGEAVDVLTVPVSAVSDAGDQTRFVLVQKPDGALETVTVQTGLSDGTKVEILEGLSEGDTVIVNETAPAEPSDGGDGVTFISRSAVG; translated from the coding sequence ATGGTGAAAACCGTAGGAAAGGCTCTCGTCATAGCGGCGCTCGTCGTTGTTTTGGGCGCGATAGTCTATCTGCTGGTAGGGCAGAGCAGCCCTATGCCGGAAGATGTCGAGGAACCTTCGACGTTGCCGACCGCTCAGGTCGAGCGAGGTACGGTTGAAAAGCTCGTGACCGGGCCGGGCGAAGTGAAGCCCTCTGAAACCGAGAAGCTCAAAATGGCGAAATGGCGTTACTTCAAGTCATCCGACGTACCGCTCAACGAGCGCATCGCGGCGGGTACGGTGCTTGTCGAGTACACGTACGGCGAACCGCTCATCGCTCCGTACGATTTAGTGGTGTTGTCGAAGAACCTGCCCGAGAAAGAGCGCGACGAGCTTACCGAAGAGCATTACGTTGAGGTCGCACGCGTTGATACGATGCACGTCGAGCTTGAGGTACCCGAAACGGACATCGCCGCCTTGTCCGTGGGGCAAGAGGTCGAGGTGAAGCTGGCTGCTCAAGAAGACGCTGTCTATGCCGGTGCAGTAAAGAGCATCAACGAGGTAGGCACGTACAGCGCGACCGGCTCGAAATACAAGGTGACGATCGAGATACCCAACGATGGAAGCATGCTCATCGGCATGTCGGCCAACGCGAGCATCAAGGTGGGCGAAGCGGTCGATGTGCTCACCGTGCCGGTAAGCGCCGTGTCCGATGCGGGCGACCAAACCCGGTTCGTGCTCGTGCAAAAGCCCGACGGTGCACTTGAAACGGTCACGGTGCAAACGGGTCTCTCCGACGGCACGAAGGTCGAAATACTCGAGGGGCTCAGCGAAGGCGATACGGTAATCGTGAACGAGACGGCACCTGCCGAACCGAGCGATGGAGGCGATGGCGTCACCTTCATATCGCGCTCCGCAGTGGGGTGA
- a CDS encoding response regulator transcription factor, with protein sequence MKILIVEDDRNLSHAIKRCLASSLDSDQAFDGAEGYFLASKGIYDLIILDLMLPVTDGYTVLERLRENGIFTPVLILTAKGMLADKARGFKAGADDYLVKPFHRDELLMRIEAILRRTTGRYEEKALAFKDLVVSRSRRTIEIGETQLDLKGKQFDALEYLVENQGRLVSKTQVFDRVWGFMSDTSSNVVAVYMSGIRKQLKPFGYDTYLKTIRGVGYMLTEEATHDTEEEDIRNTVAD encoded by the coding sequence ATGAAGATCCTCATTGTCGAAGACGACCGCAACCTATCGCACGCGATCAAGCGATGCCTTGCATCCTCGCTGGACTCGGACCAAGCGTTCGATGGAGCAGAGGGTTACTTTCTTGCAAGCAAAGGCATCTACGACCTGATCATCCTCGATCTGATGCTGCCCGTAACGGACGGATACACCGTGCTCGAACGGCTGCGCGAAAACGGCATCTTCACCCCTGTGCTCATCTTAACGGCAAAGGGCATGCTCGCCGATAAGGCGCGTGGATTCAAAGCAGGTGCCGACGACTACCTGGTGAAACCGTTTCACCGCGACGAGCTGCTCATGCGCATCGAGGCAATCCTGCGCAGAACGACAGGCCGCTACGAGGAAAAAGCACTCGCATTCAAAGACCTCGTCGTTTCTCGCTCGCGCCGCACGATCGAAATCGGCGAAACCCAGCTCGACCTCAAGGGAAAACAATTCGACGCGCTCGAATACCTGGTAGAAAACCAGGGTCGTCTCGTCTCGAAAACGCAGGTGTTCGATCGCGTGTGGGGATTCATGTCCGATACCTCTTCAAACGTGGTCGCCGTGTACATGAGCGGCATCCGCAAGCAGCTGAAGCCTTTCGGCTACGATACGTACCTCAAAACGATCCGCGGAGTCGGATACATGCTCACGGAGGAAGCTACCCATGATACTGAGGAAGAAGATATCCGCAACACCGTCGCCGATTGA
- a CDS encoding sensor histidine kinase, translated as MILRKKISATPSPIENDHLKRESIRYTALFFVVFGLIFALLGMFVYQTVSSNIFRAVDEQLLVPSSRATVDVASSATYSIESSSTGSADEDFEINEGPGIGALSLSESIDATIKDNPQTILLARASNGTTTDTYGLYSTYPDFIADLPFDSNILDTPYLIGQDGHHYRAVNYLLESNDSTVAYMQAIANVDSEIAILDQFTTMLVAGLVVALLVCAAASYLLSRMTLRPIAVAWEKQTEFVQNASHELRTPLTVIRTTQELLLGDPNARIVDKFEDITLTIEEAERLSRLSENLLELTASDAGQRGLEMSDTDIGKLCEEIVTAYEELALLQGKTLLFETEDGVSARGDRDKLRQVLAILLDNALKYTGEGDSITVRAASQRCGAVISVTDTGIGIDESDLARVFDRFYRADAARSRETGGAGLGLPIAKGIVEAHGGSIRLENVEPKGIAAIVELPR; from the coding sequence ATGATACTGAGGAAGAAGATATCCGCAACACCGTCGCCGATTGAAAATGACCACCTAAAGCGCGAATCGATCCGCTACACCGCTTTGTTCTTCGTCGTGTTCGGACTCATCTTCGCTCTGCTCGGCATGTTCGTGTACCAAACCGTGAGCTCGAACATATTCAGAGCTGTCGATGAGCAACTGCTCGTTCCCAGCTCGAGGGCAACCGTCGATGTGGCATCTTCTGCAACCTATTCCATCGAATCGTCAAGCACGGGATCTGCCGATGAAGACTTTGAAATCAACGAAGGCCCCGGCATCGGAGCCCTTTCCTTGAGCGAGAGCATCGATGCAACCATCAAGGACAACCCGCAAACCATACTCCTTGCTCGTGCGAGCAACGGCACGACTACCGACACGTACGGCCTCTACTCAACCTATCCCGATTTCATCGCTGATTTGCCGTTCGATTCCAACATCCTCGATACCCCGTATCTGATAGGCCAGGACGGACACCATTACCGAGCCGTGAACTACCTGCTTGAAAGCAACGATTCCACCGTGGCCTACATGCAGGCCATTGCAAACGTTGATTCCGAGATCGCGATCCTCGATCAGTTCACTACGATGCTCGTCGCGGGCCTGGTTGTCGCACTCTTGGTTTGTGCCGCTGCAAGTTACCTGCTGTCGCGCATGACGCTGCGCCCCATCGCAGTCGCGTGGGAAAAGCAAACCGAATTCGTGCAGAACGCCTCGCACGAGCTGCGTACTCCGCTCACCGTCATCCGTACCACCCAGGAACTGCTGCTCGGCGATCCCAACGCGCGCATCGTCGACAAGTTCGAGGACATAACCCTGACGATCGAAGAAGCCGAACGGCTTTCACGTCTCAGCGAAAACCTTCTCGAGCTTACCGCTTCGGATGCGGGACAGCGTGGCTTGGAGATGAGCGATACGGATATCGGAAAGCTTTGCGAAGAGATCGTTACGGCGTACGAAGAACTCGCCCTCTTGCAGGGCAAAACGCTTCTTTTCGAGACGGAAGACGGCGTATCGGCGCGCGGCGATCGCGACAAGCTTCGCCAGGTGCTTGCCATTCTGCTCGACAACGCGCTCAAATACACAGGCGAGGGGGACAGCATCACGGTACGCGCAGCCTCCCAAAGATGCGGGGCGGTCATCAGCGTGACGGATACCGGCATCGGTATAGACGAGAGCGATCTCGCGCGCGTGTTCGACCGCTTCTACCGCGCTGATGCGGCCCGCTCGCGCGAGACGGGGGGAGCCGGACTCGGCCTTCCCATCGCAAAAGGGATCGTTGAGGCCCATGGGGGCTCCATCCGCTTGGAGAACGTGGAGCCGAAGGGGATCGCCGCTATCGTGGAACTACCGCGGTAG